One segment of Acropora muricata isolate sample 2 chromosome 8, ASM3666990v1, whole genome shotgun sequence DNA contains the following:
- the LOC136924770 gene encoding enolase-phosphatase E1-like translates to MAEEAPTLKRDTTMTVTVKEGEAFLEEHPKVHAEAKTRAQQKEIEESEEDASIKVKRTSTMAATAQEGSDLLGDEERGKTRSETAAKNTEDNKEEDKNNEENGDCEENGAEKPAVKRDGTMVVTASEGEKFLEEAGHTIDGGTRGEVEAIKTVLKESEADEENRNEDVEKPDLKRKGTMQETIEEGEEFLKKQKTSNGADHQEEVEAQ, encoded by the exons ATGGCAGAAGAGGCCCCAACCCTGAAAAGAGACACTACCATGACAGTCACTGTCAAG GAGGGCGAAGCTTTTCTTGAAGAGCACCCAAAAGTTCACGCTGAAGCAAAAACTAGAGCTCAACAAAAGGAAATCGAAGAAAGTGAAGAAGATGCCTCGATCAAAGTGAAAAGGACTTCGACTATGGCTGCGACAGCTCAG GAGGGAAGTGATCTCCTTGGAGATGAGGAGCGCGGAAAAACTCGATCGGAGACTGCTGCAAAAAATACTGAAGATAACAAGGAGGAAGATAAAAACAACGAAGAAAACGGGGACTGCGAAGAGAACGGCGCAGAAAAACCAGCTGTCAAACGTGATGGCACAATGGTTGTCACTGCATCG GAAGGTGAAAAGTTTTTGGAAGAAGCGGGGCACACGATAGACGGCGGCACACGTGGGGAAGTGGAAGCAATAAAGACAGTTCTCAAAGAGAGCGAAGCAGATGAAGAAAACAGGAACGAGGATGTTGAGAAACCGGACCTGAAACGAAAAGGGACTATGCAAGAAACGATCGAG GAGGGTGAAGAATTTCTGAAAAAGCAGAAAACTTCAAATGGTGCAGATcatcaagaggaagtagaagcACAGTGA